In the Colletotrichum lupini chromosome 4, complete sequence genome, CTGCGGCAAATCGGTCCTGGTGAAGGCCCTCAACAAGGCCCTAAGCGCCCAAGAAAAGATCGTCTACCTCGTCGCGCCTACGGGCCAGGCCGCCACTAACATCGATGGCAGGACAACGTTTTCCTACGCTGGATGGAACGTCAGTGCCCCGGAGGAGACATTCAAAACTCTTGTCCAAAAATCGCGTTACCCTTCGGTGTTTAACCGCATCGAGAGCACCGACGTCCTCATCATCGACGAGATCAGCATGGTCGAGGGCGAATTCTTGAACCGGCTCTCTGACGTTCTTGGAATGCTCCGACGGGAGAGGTTCGCCACAGGCAGGGGCATTATCTGCAGAAAACAGACCGCGGATTCGGTGAGGCGACCCTTCGGCGGCATCCAGGTCATCGCGGTCGGGGACTTCTGCCAGCTATCCCCCGTGCAACCGTTCGAGCACTGCACTGAGGAGGTGGCATACGACCCGCACCGCCAAACTTCGACGGCGTGTGGAAAGTTGGTTTTCGACAAGGAACGCAATCTGCACTTTTGTCCTCGAGACAGAGAGCACCCTACATTTCCAGATGCTCAAAAATGGGCCTTCAACTCGCGGACCTGGGCAGATTGTAATTTTCAGTGAGTATCATGATCCGTTGGATGGTCGGATTGAGGACGCAGACCTGACATCCTCGGCGAATAGATACATCCATCTAACCAAGGTCCATCGGCAAAGCGATGAGAAATTCATATCGATGCTCCAGAAAATCCGCCTGGGTCACACAACCGACGCCGATCTCAACGTCCTGCTGCAACCTCGCGAAGTCAGGAATGGTATAGCCCTGTTCGGCCGCAGGCAGAAAGCCAAGGACTACAACAAGGGGGAGCTCGACAAGCTTCCCAGCCGCCCAGAACAGTTTGATGCCCTGGACCACCCGAAAAAACTCGGCGAAGACCGAAAGAACCGATTCGATAAGCAGCTGATACTCAAGGCTGGCATGCCGGTTGTGCTGCTGGCTAACGTGCGTTCTCCCCTCTCCCCTCTCCCCTCTCGCCGCGCTATCGCACGCCCTGTTCCAAGGTTACCTAGAGTAACGCGCTAGTGAAAAACTCGCAGCTCGACGTCGAGAATGGTTTCTGCAACGGCAGCCAGGGCAAGCTCGTCCGCTTCATACGGAAGTTGGACGAATGCAACAAGCCCAAGATGCCTGAAAAGGGGAACTACAAAGGGGACACCTACGGCTTTCAGATCGCATGCGCGAGATACGAACAGATGACCAACTACATTAATGGTCCCTCGGGTGCCAAGGGTTGTGAGTTCTCCCGTGTCCCGGGTCAATCAAAGAGTTGTAGCCACGAACCGCTAACCTTCGTCCCTCTTTCTCCGCTGCACAGTCCCTGTAATCATATTCGCAAACGGCCAAAATCGCGTCATCCTCCCCTACTGCGACATGGACGACATCGAAACAGAGGTCATTCCCACCGAAAACGGGTACAAAAAAGTCCTGAAGTCATACTCGGCGCGCACACAGATCCCTCTAGTCCCGGGCTGGGCCATGACCATTCACAAGAGCCAAAGCCTGTCGCTCGACCGTGTCAGCGTTCACCTCCAGAACGTCTGGTGTGGAAGGCAGACCTATGTGGCCCTGAGCCGCGCGCGATCTCTCAGCGGTCTCAAGGTCATCGGAAACAAGTTAACGATGAGGAGTACACTGCCGCTGGACCCCGAGGTGAGCAGATTCATGATGGAGGCGGAGCGCCGGGCGGCAGCGGCCCCGGCAGACCAGGCGAATGATTAGCCACTCCTTTGAAAGGCACGGGTGGTGTGAGATGGGTTTTGAACATCGCTGGGGGATGAGAGCTGAGGAAGTAAGATCAAATCCCGGCTCTTTTCGAGCCGAGTTAGCTATTGAAGGGATAGAGAGAGAGCGTTTGAACCGCTTGACCGGTTCTTTGTCTTCTAGGTTTGGTAGCGATGCTTTCTGTTGGCGTAGGGAGGCTTTATCATATTCTGTAGGATACCAGCTTAAACAGCCGAGGCGGGTGACTCGACGGCAACGAGTACATTAGCGATATAAGCGGGAGTTATCTCGGCGTTGTAGTCAATACTGTCGTGCCCTCAACCGATGCGAGGCTGATTGACGATAGACGCGTCCCCTCGAACGTAGGAACACTCAAGAAGCCTGGGAAGCTCGTAGCAGCGGATGACATAAGGTAAGTAAGCTGCTGACCCATCCCTCAGTCTGGAATATACTTACCTAGAAAGCTATCTGGGGAGACAATCCTCACTTTCTCCCTATCTTGAGGATATCCGTAGTGGTCGCCATGGCTTGTTGCAATACACTTACGTGAATAATAACACTCTCTTCAAGATAGGAGTCACGacctcgtttagttaaaaGGAAATTAGCCGGCGTAGTTTCGTTTCTGGAGCGTCGCATCATCTGCACAGGCAACCAACACAGACGCAACACGTTCCCTATAGTTAGTAGGCAACGAATCGGCTTTGCGCGAGCGTACGAAAAGCAACTGCAGCGGCGATGCGGGTGCCTCAAATTTCTGGCCGGTAGTAGTCATAGCCAAGGTAGGTAGCCTTGCCTTGTTTCCTCTCAAACGGCCAGCCTGCTTGATCACCCCCTCTTCCTCACTGATCTAGGTGACACGAAGGGGAAGGGACGTGGACGAATGGCATTCAAGAAATCATTGAGTAACACACCATAAGACCCATGCGCACGCAGCTCGTTTGTCGTTCAAGACAACCGGTGAGGCACAGTGTTGCCCCGATGGTCGCCCGGGTAGCCGGGCTCTGCTCTCTGGTTCCGTCATTATCCGGGCTGATGCATATCGTCAGACAGCCTTGTTTTCTCATTCTTTAGGGTGTTGTCTCTCTTGGAGTCTGTACTCAGGACAACTTACCAAGCGTTGGGCTTCAGGTGGTACAGAGAAGAGTACGCCAGCTTTGGTCGGATTAAATGGTCTCGTAGAGCATTTTTGGAGACTGAAGAGTTTCACGGGAAGATGAACAGAAAGCAAACTCCCGCGCCCGCAACATCCCGTCCTCGTACAGTCTAGAGATAGTGCTCTCGCAAACTGTCTATAGACACACTCCAACCTAACGACCTGGCGCGTTCATTCTGATGAGATTCTTTCGCACTGTCCGATCGGGCAAAATAGCGGTGCGGCCTCTCTCCCGATCCCTCCCCTTGAGAGCCCCAAGTCGCAGCCCGTTTCGGCCTACTTTAATACCAAGGGGCCTCCTCGTGGCGGTTCAGAATCGGACCAGGTCGTTACGATATGTCAGCACTATGGCGACTCGACCAGCTATGATGGACGATACCGTTACCAACACCGCGCTGACCAGCACTCCCACCACGGCCACCACGCCGGCTGCTCTGACAGAGCTCTTCGAAAAGGCCGAGGCCGGCTTCCCGCCGCGATTCCGCGAGCATGGATGGTACTTGACCGTCGTATGAAGACCTTTCCCTCCAGCTAACTCCAAATCGTCACCGAGCGGGGTTCGGTCGCAAGACCAAGACTGACAGGCTACTCATCTAGATCGCCTCGCTCATCGGTTCAGGCCAACAGAAGCTTGCTGGGAGTCTCTACACACATCTGGTGGCCCAGCCCCAGTACCAGACACCCACTGAGCGCCAAGCCCTCATCCGCCGCCTGCGCGAGGCCATGGTCAAGTGCATCATCATCAATGGCATCCCCGTCGTCATCGAGGCCGTCACATCAGTCTCGGAGGTCGAGAGGCCCGAGGACACGGATCAGTCCTGCTCGCGCGAGGACTGGAAGATCGGGCCCGAGACGTCGAAGCGCGCCGCGGCTGTGCTCAAGGTGCTGTATAAGAGCGAGGTGGGCGCCCCCGTCGAGGTGCTACATGCCCACAAGGATATCCGTGAGTTCATCCCTTGAAGCCCATTCCCATATTGTCTGGGTGTTGGAGTTTCTAACACTGCGCTCACCAGCATGGATATCGGTCAACGTGTCCTATGGCCTTTTCCTCTCGGACCATCGCATCCTCGATATACAGGAGACGGAGCTCGTCGTGACCCCCGCGATTATGACACAGAATCTTCAAGACCCGACGTATTGGCATCTAAGGGCCTGCCTACGTGTAGGCATGGAGCCGGAGGAGGTCGAGGCCATCCATAAGGTCATCGAGCTGGTAGCAGCCTATGGGGGGAAGACGCTGGACGTAAAGCGCGTCAAGGACGTGACGGATGCGTGAAGTGAAGTTGAATGGAACGAAATAACACCTTTCTATTAAGCTTACTTCTCCAGATAAAGATTCCCCTTACACGAGCCTCTCTTGAAACTCCGCCAGTGTCTGGTGAAAGTGCTTGAATGACCACATCCCTCTATTCCATTCCAGCTCGTAGACCGCCGCAGCCTCGACAAACTTGCGCTCTGCCCTAGTCATCAGTTCATGAATACTTCGTCTCTCCTCTTGGCCACCCCCGAATAGGGCCGTCGCTTCGTCGATCTCGATGATGATCAGCGACAGCTCCGCAAGGCTCCGGGCAGGTCGCGGCTTCTCCGACGCCGTCTTTTCCAGCAGCGCGATCATCCAGGCCTTCGCTTCTCTGAAGCGCCGTTGCGCCCGGAGAGCTTGAGAGTATACCTCTGCGAGCTCGTAGTCACTAAAGGTAAACTCCAGTTTGCCGCCTTCAAGCATGTTCATCCGTACCGCCAGCCCCTTCATAACCTGAGCTTCGGCTTCGGCCGGCCGTCTCTGCGCCAGGCGAGATCTGGCCATGAGCTGGTGCCACACGCGAAGCAAAAAGTGGTTTTGGCCGATGCCTCTCTGCAGCTCGCGTGCGCATCCTTCGAGCACGGCCGCGGCTTCGCCCGGCAAGCCCCGGTCGATCTTGATGGCGCCGAGAACCAACTGTTTACGAGCCAGCATTGCGCCCGAGTCGTCGAGTGAGTCATCCAAGTACTCATATATCTGCTCGGCGCGGCCGTAGTCTCCTAAGCGGAAAAAGCAGGGGGCACAGGTCTGTGCCAGGGACGAGGCGTACATCTTGTCCAACCGCGAGCGCTGGTGAAATGTGGCGAGGTAGCGAGCGCAGTGGTCGCTGCACTCCCTCCGCCGCCCCATGCTCATGAGTCGAAAGGCGCGGCGCACCGCCAGCAACCCGTCTGGAATCCGCCAGTCCGCGTGCTCGCTGTGGGCGGCGACAAGGTTGAAGAAGCGGTCGGCGCGATACAGCGTGCCGTGGTCGAGGGAGACGGGAACCCAGGCGTCAAGGGCGATCATGCAGGCACCGATCTTATTAAGCTCCGTGTCGCTGAGAAGCTCCGGCGTGTCATAGAGATTTTCGAGGCAGATACAGAGATAGGGATATAATGCCTCACCCTCAGCGAAGCGCGACGCGTCGTAGGCGTTGACGATGGCACGCATGACGAGAAAGATGGCTGCGCGGCCGCTCTTGATCCTGTCCGCGCTCGACTGCCGCTCCCTGAGCCAGTAGTGGACGAGCGGATGAGTTGACATAGTCTTCTGGTCCACGAGCGAGAAGGACGCAAGAGTGCCGATGGCCTCGACCACCTGCAGATGTGGGACCATAAGTTCCGGTGGCACTTGGCCGACAAGCCGATCGTAGTCGGCCGGCGTCTGGACGAAATCAACAAAGTCTCGTAGGAAGAGCCGTTGTTGGAGCTCCGGCCCGCGGATCTGAGCGAGTTCGCACATGAGCGCGAACGGGGCACCGTCCGAGTAGAAGAAGGCCGCTAGGTCGAGGAGGCGCGCGGCGACGGGGTTCCTGGTGGCCACTGCGTGGAATGAGATCTCCCAAGTGGTGAAGACGGTCTGCTCGTACGACCAGACGGCGCGCGGTGGCTTATGCCGAAGTAGCTGGTCGTGGCTCACGCGGTAGAGATCCATGTACTCGGCAAAGTCGATGGATTGTCCCGTGATGTAGGCGCCGGCCTGATCGAGGGCTAGCGGGAGGTATCCCAACTTGTGAGCGACATGGCGCGCAGCTTCTTCTTCATCGTCTCCGCGACGGCCAGAGCAATTCTTGAGAAGGGTTAcggcttcttcctcttccatcATGCCGACCTCGACCTGGTGGCCTAGTCGGCGGGCCTCCTTGCGGCGGCTCGTGATGAGAATATGGCCCCACGGCACGCGGGGAAAGAACCGCGAGACGTCAAGATTGTCTAGATCGTCGACGTTGTCAAAGACTAGGAGCCACCGACGCGACTCCTGCTCTTCCTCGCGCGAAAGCCACTGCAGAAGCGCGAGCGCCATGACTGGCATGTCCTGCTGCCCGCGGTCTTCGTGAGACGTGGTGATCTTGGGAACGAGCCCCAGCGTCTTGGTCAGCTGTGTGAGCGACTTGATGACCTCCTGCTCGTCTACAGCAAAGACCCAGAGGACTGTAGCGTAGCGGCCGGCGTTGTAGGCATCGTAAGCGAATGCCGTGGCGATCTGGGTCTTGCCTACGCCCCCGAGGCCCGTCAGCACGAGGCGCTTCTGTTGCGTGGCATAGTGGCCATTTTCAGAGAAGAAGTTCTCCATCTCGGCTATGATCTTCTCACGGCCGGTGAAATGGGGGTTAGAGCTGACAGGTACCTCAAAAGAGACGTTGGAGGGGGTCGCCGTCGCTGTTCCCGGAGCGGGAACGGGAGGATGAGTAGGTGATAGGGGAGGAGGCAAGGAGGAGGCTTTGGGAACTGCGGCCAGCTCTTTATCAAGCGGACTTTCCGACACGTTTTGTGGTTCAGGTTCATACCGAAAAGCCTGGCACCTGGATGTCGCCTCTCTTGGGCACTTCAGCGCGTCATCCCAGACATGGTGTACTTGACGCTCTAGTGCCTGCGCGTCTGGCCTCTCTCGCGGGTCAACACGCAAGATCCGCGTGACATGACCGGCCCAGCAGTTAGCCCAGACGGGCGACGTAGCCGTGGCACATTGTTCGTCAAGCCACTGCAGCACCTGAGGCCGTACCATGTGACTCGACAACGACGTactggtgctggtgctgttgctgttgctgttgcttgGCGAGTGAAAATTGCCGTCCCGGATGTTGTTGAAGACTTGCCTCCGCGCCGCGAGGAAGCCCTCGACGTTTCGCGGCCCGCCAAGGGCAAAGGCCAGAACTTCGGCGAAGATGCAGCCGAACGACCAGATATCGGCGGACCGGCCGACACGCCCCACAAATGCGGCCGTGCCCGTGTCCGTGTCTGTACCGCCGCTCCGGGCGCTTTCCGCAAGGTACGGGACCCAGAACTCGGGCACCTCCGGGGCCTGGTACTGGCCTCGCCCACGCCGCGCGTTGGTGTTAAAGGTCGCCTGGCTATAACAGGAATTATGATGGTCATCCACCGCGCGGCGCTGGCTTTCCTCGTTCTTGAGTACGGAAATGCCAAAATCGCACAGCTTCCAGCGGCCCACGGCGCCGTCACCACCGAATATGATGATGTTGTTGGGTTTGAGGTCCATGTGTGCGCACCGCACCCACATTTCGCCGCTCTCCGAAGACGCGGGAAAGCCTGAGTGAAGGAACAGTAGGGCGCCAGCGAGCTTGACGCACTGGTGTAGTAGTGCTCGGGCGAGCTCGGAGTTGCCCCAGCCATGGGCGTGGGCGTGCGGGAACCGCTCTTTGAAGTCGTACGACCTTACTACGTCACCATCGCCGTGCTGCCCGCCGTGTAGAAACTGACCTAAGTCACCGAGCTCGGCACGAGGGAAGAAGATCAAGAGCctcgaggaggagaagcccCCGCTGCTCCCATGTTCGACGACAGCGTTACAGAGCGAGATGCTATGGTCTCCGGCCTTACCCTGGCGGAGGAGGCGCATGTTATCCGCCTCGGCGAGGCCATCGTCATGGTTGTGGAAAGACTTTACGGCGACGACGAGAGGTTGTCGTTGATGTTCCTTGTACGTTCGTGATGTCAGTGATAACGTGACGATGTTTTGATGACCTTGATTCCCGTATAGTGGCATAGATGGAGATTGTTCGTAGTACAATCTGAAGCGTTTGAAGCACAAGGGAAGAGAAGTTTAGATGTAGTTAAAGTACATACCGGCACCCAGCTTCGAGGGCTAGGATCTTCATCTACGACGTATTCAGGCGCTAGCTTGAAGAACTTTGCAAGAAATGACATGTTAGCGTGCATTAAATCAGATGGAAAAAACAGGCAAGGCCCGTCATAAAGGTGCTTACTTTCACATCGCCGTATCCGCCATGCTCCTGTCCTGGGTCGCATTCCATGAACGGAATCCGCGTCAGCGAGTTCTGAATGACTTGTATTGCCGGCGCCGCTTGCGGGTTCAGGATGATCGTCGCCGGAGTAAATAGGTATTGCTCTTCCCACCTAGCTGTTTTACCTCGCGATAGACCCAGCGCTTCGAGATCTGCTTCACTATACGGCATCTCCGTGTCTCGGTACCGGGGTGTTGTGTCATCACCATCTTTGAAGAGTAGGTTGGAGATGTGCGCGTAAAACGAGGGCGGAACCTCGATGTAGGCCAGGAAGGTGACGAACAAGAGTGAATGTTTCCAGATGGAACTCAACTGTTGCTTTTCAAGGTTGAACAGGACATCTCCTAAGTTACCCTGGTGTTCCCAGAGCTTGCGAACCCTGGAAGCGAGGAAAAAGGGGCGGTGGAAGGGCGAGTCTAGTTCGGGCTTTGGACGGACCTGAATTTCAGGCAGTCCGTCGCACATCCGGAGGAGCTGCCGTTCCCTCCGCGCCCTTTTCTGTAAGGCATCTGTGTTATTTTCCATTTGCCCTGGGTTATCGAGACGCAACGTTGTCTGAACCAGGTCGTGAGTTGGAGACACTCTGAGAGGAGATATAGAGGCTCCCTAGCACTCAACTATGGACGAGGAACGCCTCTACACATTGCTGACTGTCTGTTGGGCTGAACCGACTCGCCACCTCAGCTCTCCTCTCTTTGCGAGGCAACCTAGGGCGAAGTGGAGGGAGGCATCGAACAGCGCATCAGCTTCCAGCCTTCCGGCCTCCACGTTGGTCCACCACCTACCATGCAATGTCATTGACTCGCGGCGCTGTTTCTTGTGTCTACTGACCTCTCGAGTCTTCGGCCAGCCTCTCAAATGTCGTACAACATCCCTCCACCATTACAAAAGGCCAATATTGTAAGTGAGCCTCTCCTTCGTGATTGCACGGTACGCACGATGAGGCTCCTCCTTTATCCTCTGCTCCGTCCCATCCCATCAGCATCCTTCTTCTACCTCCCATCGCATGGATCACGGCAACAGAGTCGGCGAAGTGAATCCGTGCCACGCTCGACCATGGACCTAGTGCGCAACGTCCTACCTCAGAGACTATCACGATATGTCACTCTCGGCTCCGAGCTTCTGGTCCTACTCCAGGAGAGATATGGAGACCATATTGACTTTTGCATCGCAGTCCGtgttcctcctcctcatcttGCTCACCTCTTCTAGGGAGAAAACAGTAATCCAACTGTTCGAACAGCACGAGAACGACCGCTGGTACTTTGACTGCCCAGAGCAACTTCAAGAGGTGAGGAATACCTTGGGCTTCCCCCATCCTATCGTTGGTATGCTGGCTGACGTGTGTCGATTCTGGACAGAACGAGCTAAGGCATGTCTCGCCGCAACGGCAGATGCCGATACCGAGCCGATACTAACAGTTGCAAACAGGGAGATCGTCACTCAGATTGCTGACCGGCGCGATGCTGCTCGGGAGGCTGCAAGGAGGGAACGGAGGCGGAGAGAGCGGCGGAAAGGAGGCGGCACCTCCAGCCGAAGATAAGCGCTTGTCGGGCGTTGTGTATCCAATGTGGCACCCATCACCGCAGCCTCGTGAAGTGGGCGAATTAAATTGGGAAGCGAAGTAAAGAGGGTGTGGGCAAGGATAATCGGGTGACGGTGACATGCATGTCAGGCATGTTTCCTCCCTCCCTCGGATAAAGGGGGCACGGGGGCTTGTTATCTCTCTGTGTAACTCTCTGTGTTACCACACTTCGGAGGCTGATATCGTCACACAAGAGGCTCAGTCGCTTTCTACTCTCCTGTTCCCGTCTCGTTCCGTCCGTTTCCCACTGAGAAATCCTCCTATTTGCGTTTAATGTTTCCCGGTGAAAGTTGTCAGAACTTGAACTTTGGGGAATGGAAGCTGCTCGCATCTGCTTTTTCTTCCGCGCAAACTACTTCAATAATCAACCCACCCCAACTCCGGTCCGTCTAGCTTGCCGGCTGCATGGCATGAAAAGGCAGATCAGGCTGTAAGAACCGGGCCGAGCCGCAACCGCTTCTGCCACAGCCGCGGGCATACCACAGGGCAAATTATCGACCAGCCTTGCCCTGCTCTGCTCCATGCCTCATGCGCATCATCGCGAGTGGTTTCCATATGACGGTCTGGAGTCCTCTTGGATCCCTCCACGGACTGACTGATCTCGCTTCAAGAACTTGAAAGTTTCACGGGCACGATGAGCGGCTGGGATCAATACTTTGCGCATCAGCAGAGTGGCTTCAATCTCGCTGGGCTCCGCAACCAATTGGATGATCTGGCAGTGACGGCGTTTGCCTCCAAAGACTCGGAGACGCTCTTTGATGTACTGGATATTGACAACAACAACGACAGTATGCTTCATTGTCACCCCTCCTCGACGCATGTGTGGAATAAACATTGGTTGAC is a window encoding:
- a CDS encoding ATP-dependent DNA helicase PIF1, which encodes MAKPARNQLVGNPRPASEQALQAARNYINDSRNPVVLKRGHAPKYYVVYYLRGPGAHGRKYGIFTDWNDTKKQTEGCENKNTTASSFNVAIDLLISGLALEIDAGSLMNYSPAHQSRSTVPAPAPAAAPSAVKRPREEQGEHDQEPSDVFYPDVHRSKAVKREANHQCGSRESPIKIEDDDDVVIKDEKDDAREAVIKKEQDDPAQAAIKREGDGFHEAAIKRERGFDEEEEVMRESEGFFPLKGYSDQTNEYIKRENDRPKGENDPAVVKAAPEFPLCPEQQHALDLAMQGHSLFITGSGGCGKSVLVKALNKALSAQEKIVYLVAPTGQAATNIDGRTTFSYAGWNVSAPEETFKTLVQKSRYPSVFNRIESTDVLIIDEISMVEGEFLNRLSDVLGMLRRERFATGRGIICRKQTADSVRRPFGGIQVIAVGDFCQLSPVQPFEHCTEEVAYDPHRQTSTACGKLVFDKERNLHFCPRDREHPTFPDAQKWAFNSRTWADCNFQYIHLTKVHRQSDEKFISMLQKIRLGHTTDADLNVLLQPREVRNGIALFGRRQKAKDYNKGELDKLPSRPEQFDALDHPKKLGEDRKNRFDKQLILKAGMPVVLLANLDVENGFCNGSQGKLVRFIRKLDECNKPKMPEKGNYKGDTYGFQIACARYEQMTNYINGPSGAKGFPVIIFANGQNRVILPYCDMDDIETEVIPTENGYKKVLKSYSARTQIPLVPGWAMTIHKSQSLSLDRVSVHLQNVWCGRQTYVALSRARSLSGLKVIGNKLTMRSTLPLDPEVSRFMMEAERRAAAAPADQAND